Below is a genomic region from Microcaecilia unicolor unplaced genomic scaffold, aMicUni1.1, whole genome shotgun sequence.
TTGCTAACGGCTTTCTTCGATCCCTTTTTGGGCGCGGGAGCAGATTTGGCTGGTTCAGGCATGACCACAAGCTCAGCAAAGTCGCTATCTAAAATGGACAAAGCACAGAATCGATCGTACTAGTGGAAAAGCTTGTTCGGATGGCAATTTATAGGGTCCCCATTCAAATTGCTGGCGCTGAGTTTCTCTCCTTGCTTTTTGGTCTAGACCAATGAAACGTCATCAGACCGCCTGGCAGCCCTGGGATTGGCCTATTTGCCTGCCCATTAGATAATAGCGGAGACAGGCAGGTTTCAGGACGGTCGGTTCTTAACCAATCGCGAAGGAGTGTAAGAAACAGTGGTAGAGAGTATAAAAGCGGTTCGATCTGTGAAAGCTTCAGCTATTTTTTCTAAAAACAACTGATCGAAATGTCTGGACGTGGCAAGCAAGGGGGTAAAGCTCGGGCCAAGGCTAAGACTCGCTCGTCCCGAGCGGGGCTGCAGTTCCCCGTGGGGCGTGTGCACAGACTGCTGCGGAAAGGTAACTACGCTGAGCGTGTGGGCGCCGGCGCCCCAGTCTATCTGGCGGCAGTGCTGGAATATCTGACCGCCGAGATCCTCGAACTGGCTGGTAATGCTGCGCGCGATAACAAGAAGACCCGCATCATCCCCAGGCACTTGCAGCTGGCCATCCGCAACGACGAAGAGCTGAACAAACTGCTTGGGAGAGTCACTATCGCGCAAGGCGGCGTGCTGCCCAACATCCAGGCGGTGCTTCTGCCTAAGAAAACCGAGAGTCACAAGGCGGCCAAGAGCAAGTAAAGCTGTCCCGCAGAGAGGACGAAACCAGGAACCCaaaaggctcttttcagagccacctacTTTTTCTCGTAAAGAGCCAGATTTCAGCGGAGTATCGccttaaaataaaataaggaatcCTTTATTAAGTGTTTCTCTAGGCTAGGTATTACCCTTAGAGGCTGGTGATAATAGCCCAGAGTACCTGACTAGGGGGAAAAGAAATCAATGATTTGAGAACacacggagtttaaaaaaaaaaaaggtatgccGGGAGTTCTGAGACGACCAGTGAAGAcagaaaaattgaaataaaaGCTCCTAATACAGAGCAGCAGCTTTTGGAGAGGTCTCCTCCGCTCTAACCTAACTCCAGGCAGCAGTTTTAAGGTCTCGACCTGGAAAGATTTTCTGACCAATCCCTGCACAGGGCGGCCTTTTCAAACTTTGCCACTTTTTCGCTCTGCATATATGAAACAGCCGCTATTCGAGGGTGTTGCCAGCTTGAACGATACTATCCCATCCCTGACACATGCTACTCTTCCAGTTGCCTGGGCAAGCGAGGTCTTAAGCCGGATACCTCCGCATCCACCTAGGCTGTTGTCAGAGATAAAGAGATGCTCACACCGCCCCAATCCACCCCCATCGACTGCGGGTCCCAGACTGGCCAATCGCCCTTATTCTACGCTCTTGTGTTTGTTTGGTTAAAGTCTCAGAATTTTGAAAGAACAGCCTCatcactgcttttactatattctctcgAAAGAAATGCCAAGAAGAACATCGATGGAGTTAGACATTGGATCGGAGGCTCTAAATGTGTCAGCAGATTCCTGGCCCTATTCGGCTTCAGTTACGCTGGGATAAATTCCTCTTTATTGATGAACCTAAGCTTTCCAGCTGGTTCTTTATCATTAGAAACCATATATCCAACCACCCCTGTAGGAAATTGATGTACCATTTAGATCTTTGCTGTGGAATTAAAGAATTTGTCCCGATTTTGGAGGCTCTTggtgcattttttgttttttggactgTGCCTTGTGCTTTGAAacctctctgtgctgttttgTCAGCAATATAAGAAACATCTTTGAGGTTTTGGACAGAGCGACACTAATAGTTTCTTTTGGTTCTGAATGAGTTTTAAATGCCTAGGGTACCTTTTATGGACTCCTCTAATGAAGTGTCCTTGCCGTAATGGATCAATTTCCTAGACataacctttttgttttgtttttaaataaacacacacaaaaaaggtttATTAGATGAAATGAGTCAGAGCCAGAACTCTccaccacaaaagaaaaaaaaaggaaagaaattgaAAATAGACAGAGCCTTAAATGTGAAAAACCACAAATGAGTGTCTCACATTCTAGCAGCAAAGGGTGGAGTCCTCAGACCTGAATTCAAATATAGGCAGCTAACCGCGTACCAAATTTTGAAGAGCGAAAATACTAGTGCTAAACTGTACGGCTTTAGCACCATGTTTTATGACCTTGGGTGGGGAGGAGATGGGGGGATACATTTATCTCCCTACTGATCTATGGTCTGTCCTGTTTGTGCTGGCACTTTAAAGTCCCACCTAGGACTCGTACATAATTTGCAAATCCTCTCCTCGTCGCACAGAAAGGCAGTTCACGGGAGATGCAGGGTTTACTGGACTCACCAAGCATAGTCCTTTCCTTATAAAGATTATGGAGGACCAGCAGGTAAACGCTTTTCAGTCTGATCGCATCAAGGACAGTCACTTTTCTCAATAGCGACCAAGGGTACCTCTATTTTGTGTCTCAGGTACACAACAGAATGCTCTTCTCCATATCGGTTTGTTTGCCCAAGTGCACTTTCTAATGGCATAATCTCAGCTGCAAGTGTGTATCACATGAGTTTTAAGATGAAGTTCAGCATTAGCCAGTACTGGAGCAGTCACCAATGCAGGTCTTTGGAACTGAAAAGAGTGCTTTACCTTCTGGTGACCAAGAAATGGTGTTGAATAGCCTCTTCTTAGTCAGGGATTTGGCTATTACATAATTCTGGGGGGTCAAACCTCCAATTATGGTCTGCTGTCTCCATAAGAGAGAATTTGTCAGTAAACAAGACAAAGACCCATAGCAGATTGCTACTGGACGACCTGACAGTTCATCAGCCTAGATGGTTCATTGAAAGCTCTTTGTCTGATGCACATCATTAGTCTACACAATCGTGGTTACTACTACTTTTTGTGCGAAGACGAATTACCGGAAAAATAACTCATTTATTTACCttttgtataattatactacagcaagatgcccaccggaagggtggaaggccagattttaggactcaggctgtaaaaataccagctaggtttaagaatctatgactggctgcgcaaggacttgcttttcctgtaagttaatatgtgtccccgcttgggatccatccactggaatagtgatgggtcaatttacatacctttaacagctaaaacaactgaaaaagtactgactaggccaaacaacaagtaaatgatttaatatttgacaatctgcaaaaagcaggtctgaacaatgagtcctgccacaaattggtacaatttttaattcaaatactgcacttgtaatgaaagaatgatggatcagatgaataaaatggagcttattagttttggtatacaatgatacagaggtaatacagagttcatgagaaaggtatgaaaagtattgcagccggaagatgtgaaactgttatctcaacgcttcccaaaacatgttgataattagcagtagctgagaacggaaggaggtgggcacatcagatagcagatcacatgggaaagtatgatctccgGAAGTTGAGACatattaggagctaggtatctcaccattcacttctatggagaagatagagtataaaagaggggagagtttggctcagtttgagagtctcttctccaaggcttcagtcagacggcgaagccctgtgcggttgaaaccagaatctgatgtctgtatttgtaccaatttgaagatttgtctttgggtaagaaataaaatgtatctatttatctaaacctatctctgtctctatttttatagattctgtcttctctttacttaacatttagcctacaaggtagatcatatacaagtgacactcagtctttgcagaaacttagacagatgtttaataagatttatgtgggaacataaatggtccagaatatacctagatctagaaaaacagaaagcagtagttatgggaattagttttcaattacggctcctaatgccaccccagaacagacccccttatgattgggtgacaatggaggttagagaaactatacagaacctgatatatgaaataggtACTATTAGTCCTCCGTGTGAAGGAGTCAGATAGAGGTCTAGCAGAGGGGAAATAAAAACACTTTTTATGCACTTCTCATTGAAAGCTCTTTGTCTACACAATCGTGGTTACTACTACCGTTTGTGGGAAGAAGAATTATGGGAAAATATCTCATTTATTTACCTTTTCAtgcctctcctctgagcttccgggttagcgctgctagtagctgcaaggagatttgagcggcagctggcaggcagcgtgtgcgagccgaaggagctgcctgcgatcggaatcgctgctgggcgggcctgcgaggatgagggaagatggggtgaaagttgcggcaccacgggggaatggatgatgatggggaccggagcctccggaatcgctgtgctgctgggcgggcctgacccgtggctacgcccctgttatgaACAGCAAAGTGCATAAGTTCCCGGTTTAGCGATGAAAAGGCATCACGCGCTTTTCCCATCTCTGCATCTCCGAGCAGTCCACCATTCATATGGGACGTCACTTGTGAGTTATCACATACAGAGCTTGTGAGGTCTCTCAGGGTGCAACTTTCTCCTCCCATTGTTCTCTTATTTGGTCAGTGGGGATCCTTCAACCTCTTCCCATAAAGTATTTAACCTGTGGAGCTGGGACTGACTTACCTACGGTTTACTGTAACCCCCACTATTACACACCTTAGGTTAACGTGAACCCCTCACCCACTCATAGCTTTTCTTCTTCAGCACACTAATTGGCCTCAGTTTCATTTAttaccaattgtagaaattggtaaCAAGAAAATTTGAATAGTAGCAACCCCAGCTACACTTAAAATATTATGACACAGACATTCATACACACTGGATTCTCAACTTGCCAGTCTTGAATTTCATAGCTCCACCTTGACAGCAAAAGTCCTGGAGCAGGCATTGGACCCCATGCCTGGTAATGGGTCTTGCGACCCaccataataaaacatatcttgtaCCTCCCTTCTTGTTATCACTGGTAGCTCATGAGTCACAACCCCTATAAACTCGGGTGTCCACCCATAGTGACAaccctaaaccccccccccccacacacacacacacccccacctaAACACATACACACCCACACCCTTCCCATCAGTTCAGAAACCAGGcccaggacaaaaggagggggtgggggggtgggcaagCCTCCTTCAAGGAGCTGGAAAGCCCTGATCCACAGAGTGGGCTGCTTAAGTATTCTTGCCCCACAGCCCACCCCTTAAGGACACGTGCCCAATGGGGTCAAGAGGGTCTGGCGAGAATTGGCATTTGACCTAAAATTCCGGAGGCTGGCTGGATCACAGAAGATCAAATTACATGATTTTCCAATGCAAGTTTTCTCTCACTATGCTATATCTTTTAATCCCTTGATCAGAGTAATTAGGCAATTCtg
It encodes:
- the LOC115459727 gene encoding histone H2A type 1-E-like, translating into MSGRGKQGGKARAKAKTRSSRAGLQFPVGRVHRLLRKGNYAERVGAGAPVYLAAVLEYLTAEILELAGNAARDNKKTRIIPRHLQLAIRNDEELNKLLGRVTIAQGGVLPNIQAVLLPKKTESHKAAKSK